A window of the Williamsia phyllosphaerae genome harbors these coding sequences:
- a CDS encoding J-domain-containing protein has product MSEPDAAPDLDSRRARRRRRWQQPPVPETRVDRLIREARERGDFDDLPGLGQPLDLRGLDDPEWWAKKKIRDEGLDSSALLPATLQLRRERQEYPESLRDIRSEESVRRILVDFNRRVKRERLAPSLGPASRIVVPTIDIEDMVERWRALPR; this is encoded by the coding sequence GTGTCGGAGCCTGATGCGGCGCCGGATCTCGACAGCAGGCGTGCGCGCCGCCGTCGACGCTGGCAGCAGCCGCCGGTGCCGGAAACCCGCGTCGACCGACTGATCCGGGAGGCTCGCGAGCGCGGCGATTTCGACGACCTGCCCGGCCTCGGCCAACCGCTCGATCTGCGCGGTCTCGACGACCCCGAGTGGTGGGCCAAGAAGAAGATCCGCGACGAGGGGCTCGACTCGTCGGCGTTGCTGCCGGCCACGTTGCAGTTGCGACGCGAACGACAGGAGTACCCGGAGTCGCTGCGCGACATACGCAGTGAGGAGTCGGTCCGCCGAATTCTCGTCGATTTCAACCGCCGGGTGAAGCGGGAACGGCTGGCGCCGTCCCTCGGTCCGGCCTCGCGCATCGTCGTGCCCACCATCGACATCGAAGACATGGTCGAGCGTTGGCGGGCACTACCGCGTTAG
- the sufC gene encoding Fe-S cluster assembly ATPase SufC, whose protein sequence is MATLEIRDLHVNVTPKDSDAEPIVILKGVDLTVESGQTHAIMGPNGSGKSTLSYAIAGHPKYQVTQGTITLDGEDVLAMTVDERARAGLFLAMQYPVEVPGVSMSNFLRTAATAVRGEAPKLRHWVKEVKESLNELEIDPSFVERSVNEGFSGGEKKRHEILQLGMLKPKIAILDETDSGLDVDALRVVSQGVNNYRERENGGVLLITHYTRILRYIKPEFVHVFVNGRVVESGGPELADELEENGYVKFTSAAAGA, encoded by the coding sequence GTGGCAACACTCGAAATCCGTGACCTGCACGTCAACGTCACGCCCAAGGACTCCGACGCGGAGCCCATCGTCATCCTCAAGGGTGTCGACCTGACCGTCGAGTCCGGTCAGACCCACGCGATCATGGGGCCCAACGGCTCCGGCAAGTCGACGCTGTCGTACGCGATCGCCGGTCACCCGAAATACCAGGTGACCCAGGGCACGATCACCCTCGACGGTGAGGACGTCCTGGCGATGACCGTCGACGAGCGTGCGCGCGCCGGACTGTTCCTGGCCATGCAATACCCGGTCGAGGTCCCCGGGGTCTCCATGTCGAACTTCCTGCGCACCGCGGCCACCGCGGTCCGCGGCGAGGCGCCGAAGCTGCGCCACTGGGTCAAAGAGGTCAAGGAATCCCTGAACGAATTGGAGATCGATCCCTCGTTCGTCGAGCGGTCGGTCAACGAGGGCTTCTCCGGCGGCGAGAAGAAGCGTCACGAGATCCTGCAGCTGGGCATGCTCAAGCCGAAGATCGCGATCCTCGACGAGACCGACTCCGGCCTCGATGTCGACGCGCTGCGGGTCGTCTCGCAGGGTGTCAACAACTACCGGGAGCGCGAGAACGGCGGCGTGCTGCTGATCACGCACTACACGCGGATCCTGCGCTACATCAAGCCCGAGTTCGTCCACGTGTTCGTCAACGGCCGTGTCGTCGAGTCCGGCGGCCCCGAACTCGCCGACGAGCTCGAGGAGAACGGCTACGTCAAGTTCACCAGCGCGGCCGCGGGCGCCTGA
- a CDS encoding lycopene cyclase family protein, giving the protein MVDTDLRCTLAVVGAGPAGRSLAHRAAVAGIDVVLVDRDPDRVWRSTYATWTDELPSWVDATAIAHQVDSVAVYSPGQHTLRRGYTVLDTPTLQRSLNLDGVRVVGGTAMTADARSVSVSTGTTVHAQVVVDARGSISTTGPAQTAYGVFVPAESATPILGDDPAVLMDWRTFDGSDRQPRVPSFLYTVPVSPDRVLVEETCLVGHPALSVGTLRERLRTRMNRLGHAIDVDGDDIERVHFAVTGGGGRPWTSRPTTFGAAGGLMHPATGYSVATSMRCADDVVAAIERNGDPGSALWTARARLVHTLRRRGLNALLGLDAETTVEFFDAFFTLPPDRQRAYLSGRDDPRGVMAAMLTMMRVADPGVGIAVARGAAAPTRW; this is encoded by the coding sequence GTGGTCGACACCGACCTCCGGTGCACCCTGGCCGTCGTCGGAGCGGGACCGGCCGGGCGGTCGCTGGCCCACCGAGCCGCGGTGGCCGGCATCGACGTCGTGCTCGTCGACCGCGACCCCGATCGGGTGTGGCGCTCGACCTACGCCACCTGGACCGACGAACTCCCGTCGTGGGTCGACGCGACCGCCATCGCGCACCAGGTCGATTCGGTGGCGGTGTACTCCCCCGGGCAGCACACCCTGCGCCGTGGCTACACGGTGCTCGACACCCCGACCCTGCAGCGCAGCCTGAATCTGGACGGGGTCCGCGTGGTCGGCGGGACGGCCATGACCGCTGACGCGCGGTCGGTGTCGGTGAGCACCGGCACCACCGTGCACGCACAGGTCGTCGTCGACGCACGCGGGTCGATCTCGACGACCGGTCCGGCGCAGACCGCGTACGGCGTGTTCGTCCCCGCCGAATCAGCCACCCCGATCCTGGGTGACGACCCGGCCGTCCTGATGGACTGGCGAACGTTCGACGGCTCCGACCGGCAACCACGCGTCCCGAGCTTTCTGTACACGGTCCCGGTGTCGCCCGATCGCGTACTCGTCGAGGAGACCTGCCTGGTCGGGCACCCGGCACTGTCGGTCGGCACGCTACGAGAACGCCTGCGCACCAGGATGAATCGTCTCGGTCATGCGATCGACGTCGACGGCGACGACATCGAGCGGGTCCATTTCGCGGTGACCGGGGGTGGCGGACGTCCGTGGACGTCGCGCCCCACGACGTTCGGCGCGGCCGGCGGTCTCATGCACCCGGCGACCGGCTACAGCGTCGCCACCTCGATGCGGTGCGCCGACGACGTAGTCGCGGCGATCGAGCGCAACGGCGATCCCGGTTCGGCCCTGTGGACGGCACGAGCGCGACTCGTGCACACCCTGCGTCGGCGAGGACTCAACGCGCTGCTGGGCCTCGACGCCGAGACGACCGTCGAGTTCTTCGACGCCTTCTTCACCCTGCCGCCCGACCGTCAGCGCGCCTACCTCTCGGGCCGAGATGATCCACGCGGGGTGATGGCGGCGATGCTCACGATGATGCGGGTCGCCGACCCGGGGGTCGGGATCGCGGTGGCTCGCGGAGCGGCGGCGCCGACCCGCTGGTGA
- a CDS encoding SDR family oxidoreductase: MTEPTDAPAGSDLRSLAGRSALVTGASRGIGLSIATELARRGAAVTITARKPEPLEQAAESIRAAVPGAVVAAEPGNAGSPEDRARAVATAAASTGTVDILVNNTGINPIFGPLMSADLDAVRKIFDVNVVAALGFIQECHRAGMGSHGGTVVNIASVAGLSSTGVIAAYGASKAALIRLTEELAAELGPGIRVNAVAPAVVKTQFAEGLLTAGEDVVASRYPLKRVGVPTDVAQVVAFLAGDESSWITGETIRIDGGMLAAGS, translated from the coding sequence GTGACCGAACCAACAGACGCACCCGCCGGATCCGACCTCCGATCGCTCGCCGGACGCTCGGCCCTGGTGACCGGCGCGAGCCGGGGCATCGGCCTGTCGATCGCCACCGAGCTCGCCCGTCGCGGTGCGGCCGTCACCATCACCGCGCGCAAACCGGAGCCGTTGGAGCAGGCCGCGGAGTCCATCCGAGCTGCCGTCCCGGGTGCCGTCGTCGCGGCCGAACCCGGCAACGCGGGATCGCCCGAGGACCGCGCCCGCGCGGTCGCCACCGCGGCCGCGTCGACCGGCACCGTCGACATCCTCGTCAACAACACCGGGATCAATCCGATCTTCGGGCCGCTGATGTCGGCCGACCTCGATGCCGTCCGCAAGATCTTCGACGTCAACGTCGTCGCCGCACTCGGGTTCATCCAGGAGTGCCATCGCGCCGGCATGGGGTCCCACGGCGGGACCGTCGTCAACATCGCCAGCGTGGCCGGACTGTCGTCCACCGGGGTCATCGCCGCCTACGGTGCGTCGAAGGCCGCGCTGATCCGGTTGACCGAGGAGCTCGCGGCCGAGCTCGGGCCCGGCATCCGGGTGAACGCGGTCGCCCCCGCCGTGGTGAAGACACAGTTCGCCGAGGGACTGCTCACCGCCGGCGAGGACGTCGTGGCGTCGCGCTATCCGCTCAAGCGGGTGGGCGTGCCGACCGATGTCGCGCAGGTGGTGGCCTTCCTCGCCGGTGACGAGTCCAGCTGGATCACCGGCGAGACGATCCGAATCGACGGCGGCATGCTCGCCGCCGGCAGCTAG
- a CDS encoding MarR family winged helix-turn-helix transcriptional regulator, whose amino-acid sequence MSDPTRQDHGAWERMYRYVEAQNRRGELADALGFRLGGGRGKVLFQLRDRPMTLRELAEANNVDAPYATLIVDKLEAHGLVERRPHPDDRRRKLVTLTSEGHDAIATADAILLRPPPSVSALTDDELRTLAELLGRMLDADDTAGG is encoded by the coding sequence GTGAGCGACCCCACCCGCCAGGATCACGGTGCCTGGGAACGGATGTACCGCTACGTCGAGGCGCAGAACCGCCGGGGCGAACTCGCCGACGCCCTCGGGTTCCGCCTCGGTGGTGGGCGGGGCAAGGTCCTGTTCCAGCTGCGCGATCGACCGATGACGTTGCGCGAACTCGCCGAGGCCAACAACGTCGACGCACCGTACGCGACGCTGATCGTCGACAAACTAGAAGCGCATGGACTCGTCGAGCGTCGCCCGCACCCCGACGACAGACGCCGCAAGCTGGTCACACTCACCTCAGAGGGTCACGACGCCATCGCGACGGCCGACGCCATCCTCCTGCGGCCGCCGCCGTCGGTGTCCGCGCTCACCGACGACGAACTCCGGACGCTGGCCGAACTCCTGGGCCGCATGCTCGACGCGGACGACACCGCCGGAGGCTGA
- a CDS encoding SufS family cysteine desulfurase: protein MTTTVTTQSPVDALDVERLRADFPILARTVRDSKPLVYLDSGATSQRPLQVLDAEREFLTTCNAAVHRGAHQLAEEATDAYEDAREIIAGFVGAETDEIVFTKNATESLNLVAYTLGDDRSGALFGGRPLGPGDTIVVTELEHHANLVPWQELCRRTGATLRWYGVTGDGRIDLTSLDLDDSVKVLAFTHQSNVTGAVADVAEMVRRARAVGALVVLDACQSVPHMPVDFAASDVDFAAFSGHKMFGPSGVGVLYGKRALLAELPPFITGGSMIETVSMEVSTYADPPQRFEAGVPMTSQVVGLGAAVRYLQAIGMEAIAEHERVLVGHALAVLGAIPGVRIIGPTDTTDRGGAVAFGVDGLHAHDLGQVLDDEGVAIRVGHHCAWPLHKRLGVAASARASFAAYNTTAEVDALAAAIVTAQEFFGVAAGTEQR from the coding sequence ATGACCACAACCGTCACGACCCAGTCGCCGGTCGATGCCCTCGACGTGGAGCGCCTCCGGGCCGACTTCCCGATCCTGGCGCGGACCGTGCGTGACTCGAAGCCCCTGGTCTACCTCGACTCCGGGGCGACCTCGCAGCGTCCGCTGCAGGTGCTCGACGCCGAGCGGGAATTCCTGACCACCTGCAACGCGGCCGTGCACCGGGGGGCCCACCAGCTGGCCGAGGAGGCCACCGATGCCTACGAGGACGCCCGCGAGATCATCGCCGGTTTCGTGGGTGCCGAGACCGACGAGATCGTGTTCACCAAGAACGCGACCGAGTCGCTCAACCTCGTCGCCTACACCCTCGGCGACGATCGGTCGGGTGCCCTGTTCGGCGGGAGGCCCCTCGGACCCGGTGACACCATCGTCGTCACCGAACTCGAGCACCACGCCAATCTCGTCCCGTGGCAGGAACTGTGCCGCCGAACCGGGGCGACCCTGCGCTGGTACGGGGTCACCGGCGACGGTCGCATCGATCTGACCTCGCTCGACCTCGACGACTCGGTCAAGGTCCTGGCCTTCACCCATCAGTCCAACGTGACCGGCGCGGTCGCCGACGTCGCGGAGATGGTGCGTCGTGCCCGCGCGGTCGGTGCGCTCGTCGTGCTCGATGCGTGCCAGTCGGTCCCGCACATGCCGGTCGACTTCGCCGCCTCCGACGTCGATTTCGCCGCGTTCTCCGGGCACAAGATGTTCGGCCCCTCGGGTGTCGGTGTGCTGTACGGCAAGCGTGCGCTGCTGGCGGAGCTGCCTCCCTTCATCACCGGTGGATCGATGATCGAGACGGTGTCGATGGAGGTGTCGACCTACGCCGACCCGCCACAGCGCTTCGAGGCCGGCGTGCCGATGACGTCGCAGGTCGTCGGGCTCGGCGCGGCCGTCCGATATCTGCAGGCCATCGGCATGGAGGCCATCGCCGAGCACGAGCGCGTACTCGTCGGACACGCACTGGCGGTACTCGGGGCCATCCCGGGCGTCCGGATCATCGGTCCCACCGACACCACCGATCGTGGGGGAGCGGTCGCGTTCGGAGTGGACGGCCTCCACGCCCACGATCTCGGTCAGGTTCTCGACGACGAGGGTGTCGCCATCCGCGTCGGGCATCACTGCGCGTGGCCGCTGCACAAGCGTCTCGGCGTGGCCGCCAGTGCGCGTGCGTCATTCGCCGCCTACAACACGACGGCCGAGGTCGACGCGCTCGCCGCGGCGATCGTCACCGCGCAGGAGTTCTTCGGTGTGGCTGCGGGAACGGAGCAGCGGTGA
- the sufU gene encoding Fe-S cluster assembly sulfur transfer protein SufU: MRMEQMYQEVILDHYKHPHGRGLREPFGAEVHHVNPTCGDEITLRVTLSDDGSAVTDISYDGQGCSISQASTSVLYDQVVGMGIADALATVASFNDMMTSRGKDEGDENVVGDGIAFVGVSKYPARVKCALLGWLAFKDALAQTVALQSAERN, from the coding sequence GTGAGAATGGAACAGATGTACCAGGAGGTGATCCTGGATCACTACAAGCACCCGCACGGTCGCGGTCTTCGTGAGCCCTTCGGCGCCGAGGTGCATCACGTCAACCCCACGTGCGGTGACGAGATCACCCTGCGCGTCACGCTCTCCGACGACGGGTCGGCGGTCACCGACATCTCCTACGACGGTCAGGGATGCTCGATCTCGCAGGCCTCGACGTCGGTGCTCTACGACCAGGTGGTCGGCATGGGCATCGCCGATGCGTTGGCCACGGTCGCGTCGTTCAACGACATGATGACCTCACGCGGGAAGGACGAGGGCGACGAGAACGTCGTGGGTGACGGCATCGCCTTCGTCGGTGTCAGCAAGTACCCGGCCCGCGTCAAGTGCGCGCTGCTGGGCTGGCTGGCCTTCAAAGACGCTCTCGCACAGACCGTTGCACTGCAGTCCGCGGAAAGGAACTGA
- a CDS encoding SDR family oxidoreductase, with the protein MTTTVEREDAFERSLDRVLLIGASRGLGLALADEWSGLGRQVVATVRGSSRTPLHDLADHDGREIEIETVDITEPDQIAALRERLDGRTFDLLFVNAGVTNEPEGTVAETSDEEFTRVMITNALSPLRVIEALADLVEPDGTIGVMSSGQGSVANNVNGGHEVYRGSKAALNTYVRSYAARHAGGRRSLVLMAPGWVQTDLGGSEARLTVDDSIPNVVTTLDSLSGSTDLRYVDYLGRTVPW; encoded by the coding sequence ATGACTACAACTGTTGAACGCGAAGACGCATTCGAACGATCCCTCGACCGTGTCCTGCTGATCGGGGCCTCGCGCGGTCTCGGCCTCGCCCTGGCCGACGAATGGTCCGGACTCGGCAGACAGGTGGTGGCCACCGTGCGCGGTTCTTCTCGGACGCCGCTGCACGACCTCGCCGACCACGATGGCCGGGAGATCGAGATCGAGACCGTCGACATCACCGAGCCCGACCAGATCGCCGCACTCCGCGAGCGGTTGGACGGCCGCACCTTCGACCTGTTGTTCGTCAACGCGGGCGTGACCAACGAACCCGAGGGGACAGTCGCCGAGACCAGCGACGAGGAGTTCACCCGGGTGATGATCACCAACGCGCTGAGCCCGTTGCGCGTCATCGAGGCGCTGGCGGATCTCGTGGAACCCGATGGCACCATCGGGGTGATGTCGTCGGGGCAGGGGAGTGTCGCCAACAATGTGAACGGCGGCCACGAGGTGTACCGCGGGAGCAAGGCAGCACTGAACACGTACGTGCGGAGCTACGCAGCGCGGCATGCAGGCGGCCGACGCTCGCTGGTGCTGATGGCGCCGGGGTGGGTGCAGACCGATCTCGGTGGCAGCGAGGCACGTCTGACCGTCGACGACTCCATCCCGAACGTCGTCACGACGCTGGACTCCCTCTCCGGATCCACCGATCTGCGATACGTCGACTACCTCGGACGTACGGTGCCCTGGTGA
- a CDS encoding metal-sulfur cluster assembly factor: MSETTTPTGEVTTSLPSLDDVEEAMRDVVDPELGINVVDLGLIYGIDVDAEAVAKIDMTLTSAACPLTDVIEDQSRAAVVGSGLCTELVINWVWLPPWGPDKITDDGREQLRALGFTV, translated from the coding sequence ATGAGTGAGACAACAACACCGACCGGCGAGGTCACGACCTCCCTGCCGAGCCTCGACGACGTCGAGGAGGCCATGCGCGACGTGGTCGACCCCGAGCTGGGCATCAATGTCGTCGACCTCGGCCTGATCTACGGCATCGATGTCGACGCCGAGGCCGTGGCGAAGATCGACATGACCCTGACCTCGGCGGCCTGCCCGCTGACCGACGTCATCGAGGACCAGTCGCGTGCCGCGGTCGTCGGGAGCGGGCTGTGCACCGAACTGGTGATCAACTGGGTCTGGCTGCCGCCGTGGGGGCCGGACAAGATCACCGACGACGGACGCGAACAGCTCCGCGCGCTGGGCTTCACCGTCTGA